One genomic region from Pseudoduganella dura encodes:
- a CDS encoding pyridoxal-dependent decarboxylase, exosortase A system-associated codes for MTAPRPQHAPLLQFPVVDDCLQVGGVPLTRLAQRVGQTPFYAYDRGALTARVAELRRHLPADVHLHYAMKANPMPAVVQHMAALVDGIDVASGGELRVALDTPMNPLHISFAGPGKSDVDLACAIAAGIVLNLESEGETERAARIGDRLGITPRVNVRVNPDFELKSSGMKMGGGPKQFGVDAERVPALLRRIGELGLDFHGFHIFSGSQNLKAAALHEAHEKTFALALRLAQDAPRAPRILNIGGGFGIPYFPGEERLDLAAVGTNLHAVMEDVRPRLQGAQVVIELGRYLVGEAGVYVCRIVDRKESRGSVYLVTDGGLHHHLSASGNFGQVIRKNYPVVIGNRVQGGEREKASVVGPLCTPLDVLADGMDLARAQPGDLVAVLQSGAYGVSASPAGFLSHPAAPEVLV; via the coding sequence ATGACGGCGCCGCGCCCGCAGCACGCGCCGCTGCTGCAGTTCCCCGTCGTCGACGACTGCCTGCAGGTCGGCGGCGTGCCGCTGACCCGGCTGGCGCAGCGTGTCGGCCAGACACCGTTCTATGCCTACGACCGCGGCGCGCTGACGGCGCGCGTGGCCGAGCTGCGCCGGCACCTGCCGGCCGACGTGCACCTGCATTACGCGATGAAGGCCAATCCGATGCCCGCGGTGGTGCAGCATATGGCGGCGCTGGTGGACGGCATCGACGTGGCCTCGGGCGGCGAGCTGCGCGTGGCGCTCGATACGCCGATGAACCCGCTGCACATCAGCTTCGCCGGCCCCGGCAAGAGCGACGTGGACCTGGCCTGCGCGATCGCCGCCGGCATCGTGCTGAACCTGGAATCGGAAGGCGAAACGGAGCGGGCGGCGCGCATCGGCGACCGGCTGGGCATCACGCCGCGCGTCAACGTACGCGTCAATCCCGACTTCGAACTGAAGTCGTCCGGCATGAAGATGGGCGGGGGGCCGAAGCAGTTCGGCGTCGATGCCGAGCGGGTGCCCGCGCTGCTGCGCCGCATCGGCGAACTGGGGCTCGATTTCCACGGATTCCATATTTTCTCCGGCTCGCAGAACCTGAAGGCCGCGGCGCTGCACGAGGCGCATGAAAAAACGTTCGCGCTGGCGCTGCGGCTGGCGCAGGATGCGCCGCGTGCGCCGCGCATCCTGAACATCGGCGGCGGCTTCGGCATCCCGTATTTCCCCGGCGAAGAGCGGCTGGACCTGGCCGCCGTGGGCACCAACCTGCACGCGGTGATGGAAGATGTGCGGCCGCGGCTGCAAGGCGCCCAGGTGGTCATCGAGCTGGGGCGCTACCTGGTCGGCGAGGCCGGCGTGTATGTCTGCCGCATCGTCGACCGCAAGGAATCGCGCGGCAGCGTGTACCTGGTGACCGATGGCGGCCTGCATCATCACCTGTCCGCCTCCGGCAATTTCGGCCAGGTGATCCGCAAGAATTATCCGGTGGTGATCGGCAATCGGGTGCAGGGCGGCGAGCGCGAAAAGGCATCGGTCGTCGGCCCGTTGTGCACGCCGCTCGATGTGCTCGCCGACGGGATGGACCTGGCGCGCGCGCAGCCGGGCGACCTGGTCGCGGTGCTGCAGTCGGGCGCCTACGGCGTGTCGGCCAGCCCGGCCGGCTTCCTCAGCCATCCGGCCGCGCCGGAAGTACTGGTCTGA
- a CDS encoding acyl-CoA ligase (AMP-forming), exosortase A system-associated — protein sequence MSDLIHDFIFRSADRTPGAEALVHGSRRLHYGALADLVRRTAAALLASGLERGERVAVYMEKNVENVGAMFGAAAAGGVFVPVNPLLKPEQVAYILADCNVRVLVTTIDRLKLLAGVLPACRDLRLVVAVGGDDAQIAALSAAHDVEVLSWDGAIARAAGETRAPHRAIDGDMAAILYTSGSTGKPKGVVLSHRNMVAGAQSVASYLENTPQDRLLAVLPLSFDYGLSQLTTAFHAGATAVLINHLLPRDVLNAVVAERITGLAAVPPLWIQLAPLPWPQDCTLRYLTNSGGAMQRPTLDALRRALPNARPFLMYGLTEAFRSTYLPPEELERRPDSMGKAIPNAEVVVLRPDGSECAPHEPGELVHRGALVSLGYWNDPGKTAERFKPVAPRHYGLPLTELAVWSGDTVRRDEDGFLYFISRNDEMIKTSGYRVSPTEVEEVVYAREHVAEAAAIGVRHPALGQAIVVIAYPRDGAALSAGDLQAACRPHLPAYMLPQKFVIAEGALPRNPNGKIDRKLLSTQYENVFGEPQ from the coding sequence ATGAGCGACCTGATCCACGATTTCATCTTCCGCTCGGCCGACCGGACACCCGGCGCCGAAGCCCTCGTCCATGGTAGCCGCCGCCTGCATTACGGCGCTCTTGCCGACCTGGTGCGCCGCACCGCCGCCGCCCTGCTGGCCTCCGGCCTCGAACGGGGCGAGCGCGTGGCCGTCTACATGGAAAAAAACGTCGAAAACGTGGGCGCGATGTTCGGCGCGGCGGCGGCCGGCGGCGTGTTCGTGCCCGTCAACCCGCTGCTCAAGCCCGAGCAGGTCGCCTATATCCTGGCCGACTGCAACGTGCGCGTGCTGGTCACCACGATCGACCGCCTGAAACTGCTGGCCGGCGTGCTGCCGGCGTGCCGAGACCTGCGCCTAGTCGTGGCCGTGGGCGGCGACGATGCGCAAATCGCGGCGCTGTCCGCCGCGCATGACGTCGAAGTGCTGTCGTGGGATGGCGCGATTGCCCGCGCTGCCGGCGAAACGCGGGCGCCGCACCGCGCGATCGACGGCGACATGGCCGCGATCCTGTACACGTCCGGCAGCACCGGCAAGCCGAAAGGCGTGGTGCTGTCGCACCGGAACATGGTGGCGGGCGCGCAGAGCGTGGCCAGCTACCTGGAAAATACGCCGCAGGACCGACTCCTGGCGGTGTTGCCGCTCTCGTTCGACTACGGTCTCTCGCAGCTGACAACGGCGTTCCATGCGGGCGCCACGGCCGTGCTGATCAACCACCTGCTGCCGCGCGACGTGCTCAATGCCGTCGTCGCCGAGCGCATCACGGGCCTGGCGGCGGTGCCGCCGCTGTGGATCCAGCTGGCGCCGCTGCCGTGGCCGCAGGATTGCACGCTGCGCTACCTCACCAATTCCGGCGGCGCGATGCAGCGCCCCACGCTCGATGCGCTGCGCCGGGCGCTGCCGAACGCGCGGCCGTTCCTGATGTACGGCCTGACCGAAGCATTCCGCTCCACCTATCTGCCGCCGGAAGAACTGGAGCGCCGCCCCGATTCGATGGGCAAGGCGATTCCGAATGCCGAAGTGGTGGTGCTGCGGCCCGATGGCAGCGAATGCGCGCCGCACGAGCCGGGCGAACTGGTGCACCGCGGCGCGCTCGTCTCGCTCGGCTACTGGAACGACCCGGGCAAGACCGCCGAGCGCTTCAAGCCGGTGGCGCCGCGCCATTACGGCCTGCCGCTGACGGAACTTGCCGTGTGGTCCGGCGACACGGTGCGTCGCGACGAGGACGGCTTCCTGTATTTCATCAGCCGCAACGACGAAATGATCAAGACGTCCGGCTACCGCGTCAGCCCGACCGAGGTCGAGGAAGTGGTGTATGCCCGTGAACACGTGGCCGAGGCGGCCGCGATCGGCGTCCGGCATCCGGCGCTGGGGCAGGCGATCGTCGTCATCGCCTACCCGCGCGACGGCGCCGCGCTGTCGGCGGGCGACCTGCAGGCCGCCTGCCGTCCGCACCTGCCGGCCTACATGCTGCCGCAAAAATTCGTCATCGCCGAGGGCGCGCTGCCGCGCAACCCGAACGGCAAGATCGACCGCAAGCTGCTGTCCACGCAGTATGAAAATGTGTTCGGAGAACCGCAATGA
- a CDS encoding aminotransferase class I/II-fold pyridoxal phosphate-dependent enzyme has product MGKISISDVKPAAAQAEPLAPAAPLSPDYPRSRLPVAPALSLASFMRMGGPQAPSILDAGEVRFVTSGRVAIALALKQMGVGPGDTVLVPSYHCASMIEPVVWAGATPLFYRINPDTTVDLDDLARKAAGAANLKTLMATNYYGFHQPLPALRAFCDARGIQLLEDCAHSFLGRHAGRPLGSWGDYAIASSMKFFPVYEGGCLVSSRHRLDGVRLQSAGTGFEAKVLLNSVENGFAYGRLPLLRALMALPMAAKTALWGVIKARRHGQGPALAPGSSDGGFGFDPAWLTKRSSLYSRLMLRLVSHRRMGELRRRNYRRLYDALSALPGCRPLFATLPDGVYPWVFPLLCDEPQALFRQLKGAGVPVIRFGEYLWPGVDATVCENSVNLSRRVLQFPCHQELRDDEIEWMIGQVRGAIPGGTR; this is encoded by the coding sequence ATGGGAAAAATCAGCATTTCAGATGTGAAGCCGGCCGCAGCGCAGGCCGAGCCGCTCGCTCCCGCAGCGCCTCTCTCCCCGGACTACCCGCGCTCCCGCCTGCCCGTGGCGCCGGCGCTGTCGCTGGCGTCCTTCATGCGCATGGGCGGCCCGCAGGCGCCATCGATCCTCGATGCCGGTGAAGTGCGTTTCGTCACCAGCGGCCGGGTGGCCATCGCACTGGCGCTGAAGCAAATGGGCGTCGGGCCCGGCGACACCGTCCTTGTGCCTTCGTACCATTGCGCATCGATGATCGAACCGGTCGTGTGGGCCGGCGCCACGCCGCTGTTCTACCGCATCAATCCGGATACCACGGTCGACCTCGACGATCTGGCACGCAAGGCCGCCGGCGCGGCCAACCTGAAAACGCTGATGGCGACCAACTACTACGGCTTTCACCAGCCGCTGCCGGCACTGCGCGCGTTCTGCGATGCGCGCGGCATCCAGCTGCTGGAAGATTGCGCCCACTCGTTCCTGGGCCGGCACGCCGGCCGGCCGCTGGGCTCGTGGGGCGACTATGCGATCGCCAGCAGCATGAAGTTTTTCCCCGTGTACGAAGGCGGCTGCCTGGTGTCGTCGCGCCACCGGCTCGACGGCGTGCGCTTGCAATCGGCGGGCACCGGCTTCGAAGCCAAGGTGTTGCTGAACTCCGTGGAAAACGGCTTTGCCTACGGCCGGCTGCCGTTGCTGCGCGCGCTGATGGCACTGCCGATGGCCGCCAAGACTGCGCTGTGGGGTGTGATCAAGGCCCGCCGCCACGGCCAGGGGCCGGCGCTGGCGCCGGGCTCTTCCGACGGCGGCTTCGGTTTCGACCCGGCCTGGCTGACCAAGCGCTCGTCGCTGTATTCGCGGCTGATGCTGCGGCTGGTGTCGCACCGCCGGATGGGCGAACTGCGCCGCCGCAATTACCGTCGCCTGTATGACGCGCTGTCGGCACTGCCCGGCTGCCGCCCGCTGTTCGCCACGCTGCCGGACGGCGTCTACCCCTGGGTATTCCCGTTGCTGTGCGACGAACCGCAAGCCCTGTTCCGCCAGTTGAAGGGTGCCGGCGTGCCGGTGATCCGCTTCGGCGAATACCTGTGGCCGGGCGTGGACGCCACGGTATGCGAGAACAGCGTCAACCTGTCGCGCCGCGTGCTGCAATTTCCCTGCCACCAGGAGCTGCGCGATGATGAAATCGAATGGATGATCGGCCAGGTGCGCGGCGCGATCCCGGGAGGCACGCGATGA
- a CDS encoding GNAT family N-acetyltransferase yields the protein MKWHLYPAGTFGDHAQAWRLLNAATTRSPLLEPEFVQPLLAEFGDPRGQLAVCTAGGEIVAMGVLVPRGHGAWQALQPSQAPIGLWLHRSGILLDDLLPALARKLPGLALMVGLTQRDPQLEPRPADSATTSTMDYIRTAYVPIAGTFDDYWNARGKNLRSNLKKQRSRLQKDGIATRMQIDRLPEQMAAAVADYGRLESAGWKAQLGTAIHPDNDQGRFYTAMLEGFARRGQAAVYRYWFEEPGLAPRLVAMDLCIEGDGALIVLKTTYDESVPASLSPTLLMREECCQRLFEQKQYARLEFYGKVMEWHTRWTDEIRTMYHVNHYRWPVLRQLHAAAGERNALVQRLRGKFAAPVPAPVAARQQTSTTE from the coding sequence ATGAAATGGCATTTATACCCGGCCGGTACATTTGGCGACCATGCCCAGGCATGGCGCCTGCTGAATGCGGCCACTACCCGCTCGCCGCTTCTGGAGCCGGAATTCGTGCAGCCGCTGCTGGCCGAATTCGGCGATCCGCGCGGCCAGCTCGCCGTCTGCACGGCCGGCGGCGAGATCGTCGCGATGGGCGTCCTGGTGCCGCGCGGCCACGGGGCTTGGCAGGCGCTGCAGCCGTCGCAGGCGCCGATCGGCCTGTGGCTGCACCGTTCCGGCATCCTGCTCGACGACCTGCTGCCGGCGCTGGCGCGCAAGCTGCCGGGCCTGGCGCTGATGGTCGGCCTGACGCAGCGCGACCCGCAGCTCGAACCGCGCCCGGCCGACAGCGCCACGACCAGTACGATGGACTATATCCGCACCGCCTACGTGCCGATCGCCGGCACGTTCGACGACTACTGGAATGCACGCGGCAAGAATTTGCGGAGCAACCTGAAAAAGCAGCGTTCGCGGCTGCAGAAGGACGGCATCGCCACCCGCATGCAGATCGACCGCCTGCCGGAGCAGATGGCGGCGGCGGTGGCCGACTACGGCCGGCTGGAAAGCGCCGGCTGGAAGGCGCAGCTGGGCACGGCGATCCATCCGGACAATGATCAGGGCCGCTTCTACACGGCGATGCTGGAAGGCTTCGCGCGGCGCGGCCAGGCGGCCGTGTACCGCTACTGGTTCGAGGAACCGGGACTCGCCCCGCGGCTGGTGGCGATGGACCTGTGCATCGAAGGCGACGGCGCCCTGATCGTGTTGAAAACCACGTATGACGAGTCGGTGCCGGCCAGCCTGTCGCCGACATTGTTGATGAGAGAGGAATGCTGCCAGCGGCTGTTTGAGCAAAAGCAGTACGCGCGGCTGGAGTTCTACGGCAAAGTGATGGAATGGCATACGCGCTGGACCGACGAAATCCGGACCATGTACCATGTCAACCATTACCGCTGGCCGGTACTTCGCCAGCTGCATGCCGCCGCCGGCGAACGTAACGCCCTGGTGCAACGGTTGCGCGGCAAGTTTGCCGCTCCCGTTCCTGCGCCGGTCGCCGCGCGGCAGCAAACCTCAACCACGGAGTAA
- a CDS encoding acyl carrier protein translates to MYLDEVKQIVIDVLALGPAGRSLDEHSALLGSIPELDSMAVVQLIGALEEQFGFAVDDDEISAETFATLGSLTAFVKHKLTA, encoded by the coding sequence ATGTATCTCGACGAAGTAAAGCAGATTGTCATCGACGTCCTCGCCCTCGGCCCCGCCGGCCGCTCGCTGGACGAGCATTCCGCCCTGCTGGGCAGCATCCCGGAACTCGATTCGATGGCGGTGGTGCAGCTGATCGGCGCGCTGGAAGAGCAGTTCGGCTTTGCCGTCGACGACGACGAGATCAGCGCCGAAACCTTTGCCACGCTGGGCAGCCTGACCGCCTTCGTGAAGCACAAACTGACCGCCTGA
- a CDS encoding hydrolase 2, exosortase A system-associated: MSPIAAAPPAQPFFLDGGAAARFCLYHAPAGHSPAGAWLYIHPFAEEMNKSRRMAALQARALARQGHAVLQLDLYGCGDSAGDFADARWDIWQDDIRRALAWLEQESGCAAGLWGLRLGALLALDVAQTRPLPGLLLWQPVTGGGQFLTQFLRLKVASRMLSDGKDGNSGSGGTAALRQSLAAGEPLEIAGYTLAPALALAIDARAAEQFTPPACPVHWFEIAAESGRPLSPAAARVAAALGAGGATVATHVVAGPQFWATQEIAECPALLDATVQAISEPCHAA; this comes from the coding sequence ATGAGCCCCATCGCCGCCGCGCCGCCTGCGCAGCCATTCTTCCTGGATGGCGGCGCGGCGGCGCGTTTCTGTTTGTACCATGCTCCCGCTGGCCATTCGCCTGCCGGCGCATGGCTCTACATCCACCCGTTCGCGGAGGAGATGAACAAATCGCGCCGCATGGCCGCGCTGCAGGCGCGCGCGCTGGCGCGGCAGGGCCATGCCGTGCTGCAGCTGGACCTGTACGGCTGCGGCGACAGCGCCGGCGATTTCGCCGACGCGCGCTGGGATATCTGGCAGGATGACATCCGCCGCGCCCTGGCCTGGCTCGAACAGGAGAGCGGTTGCGCGGCCGGCCTGTGGGGCCTGCGCCTCGGTGCCCTGCTCGCGCTCGATGTGGCGCAAACGCGCCCGCTGCCCGGCCTGCTGCTGTGGCAGCCGGTAACCGGCGGCGGCCAGTTCCTCACGCAGTTCCTGCGCCTGAAGGTGGCCAGCCGGATGCTGAGCGATGGCAAGGATGGCAACAGCGGCAGCGGCGGCACGGCGGCATTGAGGCAATCGCTCGCCGCCGGCGAGCCGCTGGAAATCGCCGGCTACACGCTCGCTCCCGCCCTTGCGCTGGCAATCGATGCGCGCGCGGCGGAACAATTCACGCCGCCGGCCTGCCCGGTGCACTGGTTCGAGATCGCCGCGGAAAGCGGCCGCCCGTTGTCGCCGGCCGCCGCGCGCGTGGCGGCGGCGCTGGGCGCGGGCGGCGCCACCGTGGCGACCCACGTCGTCGCCGGTCCGCAGTTCTGGGCCACCCAGGAAATCGCCGAGTGTCCGGCACTGCTCGACGCCACCGTGCAGGCAATCAGCGAGCCTTGCCATGCAGCCTGA
- a CDS encoding hydrolase 1, exosortase A system-associated: MQPDEQALAFPCADEWLTAILSPAAPASPAAQRGVLIVVGGPQYRAGSHRQFALLARALAARGIPAMRFDYRGMGDSSGPARNFEDVDTDLRAAVDRFMAAVPGLREVVIWGLCDAASAALFYARHDRRVSGLVLLNPWARTADGLARATLKHYYVQRLLQPALWKKIATGQFEFGKALRSFAGLLRTSRAGAAEVPASTVPAAAAAPVATPAMPASPDLHARMQAGWQGFDGPILLIISGADLTAQEFLDMVKASRQWRKLLAAPRVQRRTLPAADHTFSRREWRDQVAAWTADWVGETGPRENGPRETGAHA, translated from the coding sequence ATGCAGCCTGACGAACAGGCGCTGGCGTTCCCTTGCGCGGATGAATGGCTGACGGCGATCCTGAGTCCCGCCGCGCCAGCCTCGCCTGCCGCGCAGCGCGGCGTGCTGATCGTCGTCGGCGGCCCGCAATACCGCGCCGGCAGCCACCGGCAATTCGCGCTGCTGGCCCGGGCGCTCGCCGCGCGGGGCATCCCGGCCATGCGCTTCGATTACCGCGGCATGGGCGACAGCAGCGGCCCGGCGCGCAATTTCGAGGATGTCGACACCGACCTGCGCGCCGCCGTCGACCGCTTCATGGCCGCCGTGCCGGGCCTGCGGGAAGTGGTGATCTGGGGCCTGTGCGATGCGGCCAGCGCGGCGCTGTTCTATGCGCGGCACGACCGCCGCGTGTCCGGCCTCGTGCTGCTCAACCCGTGGGCACGCACGGCCGATGGCCTGGCGCGCGCCACGCTGAAGCACTATTACGTGCAGCGGCTGCTGCAGCCGGCACTGTGGAAAAAGATCGCCACCGGCCAGTTCGAATTCGGCAAGGCGCTGCGCTCGTTTGCGGGATTGCTGCGCACCTCGCGGGCAGGCGCCGCCGAGGTGCCGGCCTCCACCGTGCCAGCGGCAGCGGCGGCACCTGTCGCTACGCCGGCAATGCCCGCCAGCCCGGATCTGCATGCCCGCATGCAGGCCGGCTGGCAAGGGTTCGACGGACCGATTTTATTGATCATCAGCGGCGCCGACCTGACGGCGCAGGAGTTTCTCGACATGGTGAAGGCCTCGCGCCAGTGGCGCAAGCTGCTGGCCGCGCCGCGCGTGCAGCGCCGTACGCTGCCGGCGGCGGATCATACGTTCTCGCGCCGCGAATGGCGCGACCAGGTGGCAGCGTGGACCGCGGACTGGGTTGGCGAAACCGGGCCACGGGAAAACGGCCCGCGGGAAACCGGAGCGCATGCATGA
- a CDS encoding glycosyltransferase: MNRVLMIAYHYPPMRGSSGIQRTLKFSQYLPQHGWQPLVLSASPRAYANSGNDQLAEIPKEAIVHRAFALDTSRHLSVRGRYVGWMALPDRWVTWCLGAIPAGLRMVRKYKPQVIWTTYPIASAKLIGLALHKLTGLPWIADLRDPMTDVDYPADPVTRRFYRWIEEKTVRNCALAVCTTPGAIVTYTKRFPDIPASRFALIENGYDEENFANAAALQKPVAPVAGRPFTLIHSGIIYPSERDPVPFFEALAELKAIGAVTAKRLRIVLRATAHDSYLIPLIEKFGIGDIVSLAPHIAYRDALAEMLGADGLLVLQATNCNHQIPAKLYEYLRARRPVLALTDAIGDTAAALRHAGIDTIGPLDDKAGIGTALLRFLDLAEAGRAPLASDEAVAANSRRARTAELARLLDQVTVAMSSAQVKGTSEAC; encoded by the coding sequence ATGAACCGCGTGCTGATGATTGCCTATCACTATCCGCCGATGCGCGGCAGCAGCGGTATCCAGCGCACGCTGAAGTTTTCGCAGTACCTGCCGCAGCACGGCTGGCAGCCGCTGGTGCTGTCCGCCAGCCCGCGGGCGTACGCCAACAGCGGCAACGACCAGCTGGCCGAGATCCCGAAGGAAGCGATCGTGCACCGCGCGTTCGCGCTCGATACGTCGCGCCATCTTTCCGTGCGTGGCCGCTACGTGGGCTGGATGGCCCTGCCGGACCGCTGGGTGACCTGGTGCCTGGGCGCGATCCCCGCCGGGCTGCGGATGGTTCGCAAGTACAAGCCGCAGGTGATCTGGACCACGTATCCGATCGCCAGCGCGAAGCTGATCGGCCTCGCGCTGCACAAGCTGACGGGATTGCCGTGGATTGCCGACCTGCGCGATCCCATGACGGACGTCGACTATCCCGCCGACCCGGTAACGCGCCGCTTCTACCGCTGGATCGAGGAAAAGACGGTTCGCAACTGCGCGCTGGCCGTGTGCACCACGCCTGGCGCGATCGTCACCTATACAAAACGTTTCCCGGACATTCCCGCCAGCCGCTTCGCGCTGATCGAAAACGGCTATGACGAAGAAAACTTCGCCAATGCCGCGGCGCTGCAGAAACCGGTGGCTCCCGTCGCCGGCCGGCCGTTTACGCTGATCCACAGCGGCATCATCTACCCGTCCGAGCGCGATCCGGTACCGTTCTTCGAAGCGCTGGCCGAGCTGAAGGCCATTGGCGCCGTGACGGCGAAGCGCCTGCGCATCGTGCTGCGCGCCACCGCCCACGACAGCTACCTGATTCCGCTGATCGAAAAATTCGGCATCGGCGACATCGTCAGCCTGGCGCCGCACATCGCCTACCGCGATGCGCTGGCCGAAATGCTCGGGGCGGACGGCCTTCTCGTACTGCAGGCCACCAACTGCAATCACCAGATTCCCGCCAAGCTGTACGAATATCTGCGTGCGCGCCGCCCGGTGCTGGCGCTGACGGATGCGATCGGCGACACCGCCGCCGCGCTGCGCCACGCCGGCATCGACACGATCGGCCCGCTGGACGACAAGGCCGGCATCGGCACCGCGCTGCTGCGCTTTCTCGACCTGGCCGAAGCGGGCCGCGCGCCGCTGGCGTCCGACGAGGCCGTGGCCGCCAATTCCCGGCGCGCCCGCACCGCCGAACTGGCGCGCCTGCTGGACCAGGTGACGGTGGCCATGTCCAGCGCCCAGGTAAAAGGAACGAGCGAAGCATGCTGA
- a CDS encoding tetratricopeptide repeat protein, which produces MLTIKCNRKLLPAVLLLAAAAAGAKPYCGELTNGFGPFDYREPPPDSLYLVESAHYTEEVAAGVRGNTGTVGGDLDYTLRAFPNHVKALTSMATAAARAKVNQLPGAKYPVECYFERAVRFKPDDGMAWGAYGKYLYGAGQEARAMPLLKKAHGMAPDNPSINYNLGIAYFRAKQYELAVQHARKAYQHDFPFDGLRNMLVGARKWDGKVEPLPANDGEAGGKDDASAAKSAPETTAR; this is translated from the coding sequence ATGCTGACTATCAAATGCAACCGGAAATTGCTGCCGGCGGTACTGCTGCTGGCGGCCGCCGCCGCCGGCGCGAAGCCGTATTGCGGCGAGCTGACCAACGGCTTCGGCCCGTTCGACTACCGCGAGCCGCCGCCCGATTCGCTGTACCTGGTGGAATCGGCGCACTACACCGAGGAAGTGGCTGCCGGCGTCAGGGGCAATACCGGCACGGTCGGCGGCGACCTCGATTACACGCTGCGCGCCTTTCCCAACCATGTCAAGGCGCTGACGTCGATGGCGACGGCGGCCGCGCGTGCCAAGGTCAACCAGCTGCCCGGCGCCAAGTACCCGGTCGAATGCTATTTCGAACGCGCCGTGCGCTTCAAGCCGGACGACGGGATGGCCTGGGGTGCCTACGGCAAGTACCTGTACGGCGCGGGGCAGGAAGCGCGCGCGATGCCGCTCCTGAAGAAGGCCCACGGCATGGCGCCGGACAACCCGTCCATCAACTACAACCTCGGTATCGCGTATTTCCGCGCCAAGCAGTATGAGCTGGCCGTGCAGCATGCCAGGAAGGCGTACCAGCACGACTTCCCGTTCGACGGCCTGCGCAACATGCTGGTCGGTGCCCGCAAATGGGACGGCAAGGTGGAGCCGTTGCCGGCCAATGATGGCGAGGCTGGCGGCAAGGATGATGCATCCGCCGCGAAGAGCGCTCCGGAGACCACGGCGCGGTAG
- a CDS encoding VanZ family protein, translated as MGFLLLLYAVLLVYGSWYPFAWGEPPAPPFTFLHTLPTYLDKGDIVQNVLVYMPFGLLVVAWCGRRLPFMAALLLAALGGTALSLGIETAQQYLPSRVPSVVDVAMNFGGSVIGALLGALVSRRTLPGATLLRLRDAWFRPGALASTGLIVIGLWMLSQTTPLVPSLDIAQLRSKLGYLYRSLTEPYPFSRGKLATLWCYQVALGILLCTLLNAGRPLLRPYVLLLAFVCGGKLLVVGRVLSLELVAAALLAVPALALARRLPPRALAATGVALLAAGLVIYERMAGDAAVYQGTFNWIPFEGQMNDISGLENILEFLWPPMAMACLLRQALPFHRQDAGAVLGTVLVALGLFVLEWLQQSLPGRYGDITQVVLACVGWIIPWCVRMRGARPAVPARRAAAGQG; from the coding sequence ATGGGTTTTCTGCTGCTGCTGTATGCGGTCCTGCTGGTGTACGGCAGCTGGTATCCGTTCGCCTGGGGCGAGCCGCCGGCACCGCCGTTCACGTTCCTGCACACGCTGCCCACCTATCTGGACAAGGGCGATATCGTGCAGAACGTGCTGGTCTACATGCCGTTCGGCCTGCTGGTCGTGGCCTGGTGCGGCAGGCGCCTGCCCTTCATGGCGGCGCTGCTGCTGGCTGCGCTAGGCGGAACGGCGCTCAGCCTGGGCATCGAAACCGCCCAGCAATACCTGCCTTCGCGGGTGCCGTCGGTAGTCGATGTGGCGATGAATTTCGGCGGCAGCGTCATCGGCGCATTGCTGGGGGCGCTGGTGAGCCGCCGCACGTTGCCCGGGGCCACGCTGCTGCGCCTGCGCGACGCCTGGTTCCGCCCCGGCGCGCTGGCCAGCACCGGCCTGATCGTCATCGGCCTGTGGATGCTTTCGCAAACCACCCCGCTGGTGCCGTCGCTCGATATCGCCCAGCTGCGCAGCAAGCTGGGTTACCTGTACCGTTCGCTGACGGAGCCTTACCCGTTCAGCCGGGGCAAGCTGGCCACGCTGTGGTGCTACCAGGTGGCGCTCGGCATCCTGCTGTGCACGCTGTTGAACGCGGGCCGGCCACTGCTGCGGCCCTACGTGCTGCTTTTGGCGTTCGTCTGCGGCGGCAAGCTGCTGGTGGTGGGGCGCGTGCTGTCGCTGGAACTGGTCGCGGCGGCGCTGCTGGCGGTTCCGGCGCTGGCGCTGGCACGCCGGTTGCCGCCGCGCGCGCTGGCGGCAACCGGCGTGGCGCTGCTGGCGGCCGGGCTCGTGATTTACGAGCGGATGGCGGGCGACGCGGCGGTCTACCAGGGCACCTTCAACTGGATCCCGTTCGAGGGCCAGATGAACGACATTTCCGGCCTCGAAAACATCCTCGAGTTCCTGTGGCCGCCGATGGCAATGGCATGCCTGCTGCGGCAGGCGCTGCCATTTCACAGGCAGGATGCCGGTGCGGTCCTGGGTACCGTGCTGGTGGCGCTGGGATTGTTCGTGCTGGAGTGGCTGCAGCAGTCGCTGCCGGGACGGTATGGCGACATCACGCAGGTGGTTCTGGCATGTGTCGGCTGGATCATACCCTGGTGTGTGCGGATGCGCGGTGCGCGGCCTGCCGTGCCGGCGCGCCGCGCCGCGGCCGGGCAGGGATGA